ACGGCCATGCTTTCCGGCGTGGCCGCTGTCGATGCGGTTCCGTGGAGCTACGAGGGTAACAAGGGTCCGACGCGCTGGGGTTCGCTCCACCCCGCGTTCTCCGATTGCGCCAAGGGGGCCGAACAGTCGCCCATCGACTTGGTCGGCACAAAGGTGCACCAGCAGCGACCCATCGAATTTGACTATGCGCCGACTCCCATCGTGCTTCTCAACAACGGACATGCGATTC
The Deltaproteobacteria bacterium DNA segment above includes these coding regions:
- a CDS encoding carbonic anhydrase family protein; this translates as MRVRAALPLSLCTAMLSGVAAVDAVPWSYEGNKGPTRWGSLHPAFSDCAKGAEQSPIDLVGTKVHQQRPIEFDYAPTPIVLLNNGHAIQVNYAPGSGMTLDGVS